The following proteins come from a genomic window of Desmospora profundinema:
- the crcB gene encoding fluoride efflux transporter CrcB: protein MFYFWIGIAGMVGALLRYGMNLFVQGWAGDWFPWGTLAENWLGCFVLGWFQVWAGERLALSPQWRTALGTGLIGSFTTFSTFSVDTMELMMQGAMGAALLYVLASLWGGILLAWAGWRLGHRSLQQKGTGI, encoded by the coding sequence ATGTTTTACTTCTGGATCGGCATCGCGGGAATGGTGGGAGCATTATTGCGGTATGGGATGAACCTCTTTGTTCAGGGGTGGGCAGGGGATTGGTTTCCGTGGGGGACACTGGCGGAAAACTGGCTGGGGTGCTTCGTACTGGGATGGTTCCAAGTCTGGGCTGGTGAGCGATTGGCCTTGTCTCCGCAATGGCGGACTGCTCTCGGAACAGGGTTGATCGGATCGTTCACCACTTTTTCCACTTTTAGTGTCGATACGATGGAACTGATGATGCAGGGAGCGATGGGGGCAGCCTTGCTCTATGTGCTGGCCAGCCTCTGGGGCGGAATCCTGCTGGCCTGGGCCGGCTGGCGATTGGGACACCGGAGCCTTCAACAGAAGGGGACAGGCATATGA
- a CDS encoding fluoride efflux transporter FluC, whose translation MIGTWGLVAAGGFLGAVARYAVSRRLNFRAGSPWPWGTWLVNISGSFILGWMGGTGWSAQALLFAGTGFLGSFTTFSTLHWEGQQYAEKKDWSRMILYLGATYTLGIVGAFAGFWMGALTLTR comes from the coding sequence ATGATAGGAACATGGGGACTGGTGGCGGCAGGTGGTTTTCTGGGAGCCGTTGCCCGCTATGCCGTCAGCCGTCGACTCAATTTCCGGGCTGGCTCTCCCTGGCCGTGGGGTACGTGGCTGGTCAACATCAGCGGATCGTTCATACTGGGCTGGATGGGTGGAACGGGATGGAGCGCACAGGCCCTTCTGTTTGCGGGAACGGGATTCCTCGGCTCCTTCACCACGTTTTCCACCCTTCATTGGGAAGGACAGCAGTATGCTGAGAAAAAGGATTGGTCCAGGATGATTCTCTATCTGGGTGCTACCTACACCTTGGGAATTGTGGGGGCGTTTGCAGGGTTTTGGATGGGAGCACTGACTCTGACTCGATAA